DNA from Kitasatospora herbaricolor:
GGGCGCTGCTGATGCTCGCCGTGGCCCGCGGCCGGCGGTGGGGGCTACGCCTGCTGCCCTGCGCGGTGGCTCTGGCCGTGGCCCTCACCCTGCTGATCGACGTGGCCGTCGACGACTGGTGGCAGCCCTTCCCCGAGGGCCTGCCGGACGAGGTGACCGTGTGGATCGGCACGGCGGTCCTCGGGCTGTCCCTGGCCGGGTTCCGGCTGCGCCGGCTGCCCTGGTGGCCCGGCCGGGCGCTGGTCGCGCTCGCCGCCGGGCTGGCGGTGCTGATGGCGTCCTCCCAGGTCAACCGGCTGTTCGACCAGTACCCGACGGCACGTGTGCTGCTCGCGCCCTGGATCAGTGACACCGGGACCCTGGACACCACGCAGGCCGACCGGACGATCGGCGCGCCGCCCGGCAGGACGCTGGCCGACGTCTGGAACCCGCCCGCCGACCTGCCCGCCAAGGGCACCATGGCCGGCGTCCGGATACCCGGCCCGCGGTCCGCGTTCAGGACCCGCCCGGGCTTCGTCTACCTGCCGCCCGCCTACCAGGCCACCCCGCGGCCGCTGCTGCCGGTGCTGGTCCTGCTGCCCGGCCAGCCCGGCGCGCCCGAGGACTGGATCAACTCCGGGGGCCTGCAGGACATGATGGACACCTTCGCGAGCGCCCACCGGGGCCTGGCCCCGATCGTGGTCGTCGCCGACCCCACCGGCTCGCCCTGGGTGAACCAGCTCTGTATGGACTCCCGGCTGGCCAAGGCGCAGACCTACCTCGCCCACGACGTCCCGGCCTGGGTGCGCGACACCCTGCAGACCGCGACCGGACGGCAGTCCTGGGCGGTGGCCGGCCTGTCGTTCGGCGGTACCTGCTCCCTGCAACTGGCCCTGAACGCACCCGAGGTCTACGGCTCCTTCATCAACATCTCCGGCCAGCAGGAGCCCACCCTGGGCAGCCACGGCAAGAGCGTGA
Protein-coding regions in this window:
- a CDS encoding alpha/beta hydrolase, with protein sequence MTLALAATWNPLDWPLTHGPIAYAVLAAGWGALLMLAVARGRRWGLRLLPCAVALAVALTLLIDVAVDDWWQPFPEGLPDEVTVWIGTAVLGLSLAGFRLRRLPWWPGRALVALAAGLAVLMASSQVNRLFDQYPTARVLLAPWISDTGTLDTTQADRTIGAPPGRTLADVWNPPADLPAKGTMAGVRIPGPRSAFRTRPGFVYLPPAYQATPRPLLPVLVLLPGQPGAPEDWINSGGLQDMMDTFASAHRGLAPIVVVADPTGSPWVNQLCMDSRLAKAQTYLAHDVPAWVRDTLQTATGRQSWAVAGLSFGGTCSLQLALNAPEVYGSFINISGQQEPTLGSHGKSVKEAFGGDEAAFDAVDPMHVMARKKFPDTAGIFVVGSNDQEFRPQQEKVYAAAVRADVAVQLQVKPGWHDWTVFRAAISDNLQWLAKRTGLIG